From the genome of Mya arenaria isolate MELC-2E11 chromosome 5, ASM2691426v1:
AaagctattgttatttttatttttgttcttcattTTAATAACAGAAAGCAGAATTAAAAGGACCTTTCTTTTGCTGTGTTCTTAggtcagaaaaaaacttttctcTCCCTACAATCAAAAACCTTTCAAATGCTGTCAATAAAATATGTGGTCATCAGGCATCCAAAATTTTACTATATGTTAAACATGACAAGTTAAAATACGCTAAATCTGcttataaatgatatcaaaacaaTGACATGTATAACTAATTGTTCTatgatatacaatatataaaataatcttttaaaGTCTTCTTGCTTTGAAGTAATTACATTAGAATATTTGGATAACAATGGTTTATATCTTGTATTTTTACTTGTGCTAAATATGCCGTTACGTAGCCTACGCCTTATGCATATTTAGAAATAACCTTGTCAAAGTTGTCAATGAAGTTAAGTACTGTAAGTCATAGTAGTAAATGTATATAGTATGTAAGCATGTGTATgtcatattttcacaaaatgcGGTATAAATctaatataagtattttatgAAGTACATATTTATCAATACCTGCATTTTGGCGACAGTTACACCCACCGTTGTATTTCCTTTTTAGCCAAATCAAAACAACGAGACAAgtaacaacagcaacaaatgTACCACCGACAGCACCAGCTATCAACAGAGTGGATGATGTTGAATCTGAATCtgtatcaaaattattaacattagTGTAATGACTATGTATGTATTGAAACTATTACTATActaatttacagatattgtCATAGATCATATCGATGAAATCATTGTATGAAACATTAacataaggccacaacaaattgatcatttgttctacggattttgcccaaaaaagtaggagcgagcgagcgagcgaaaaaaacacaatcttttcttttggttttcaataaaacattatgcaATTGATAGATACCCTTTTCAACCGATGGGTCGACCGCTGTAGTTGTGTTGAAAGCGCTCGTTTCATTATCGTTGTCTGgagcaaaataaattaaaaatgaatgttgacAATCGATCTTacataaaacaatgaacatttttactACAGTTTTCggtgtacaaataaataaacaaatcattaagtGAAAACACTGTTTAATAGGCTAAAATCGAAGACTGTGTCCtactttattatattgataaatatcagCAGCCAATTAGTATACAGCTGgtttattttctttatgtttatttattggtcaaatttttatccaattattaatattcaaacataaacatgtgcaAACAAGTCTAAATATAACATATGAACAACTTATAAGAGACTTATACAATTGGCTgttgtatgtttaaacaaatatttacccCAAACAAAGTAGAAGTTCCCACGATACTTTTCCGGAGTTTTCCAGTCAATGGTAGGAATGGTAACTACACATTGAAAATGTACTGAGTTGTTTGGAGCTTCTAACATTTCATCCCCTGTCAATTCGTACGCCAATCTGCTTGTCATTTCATACTGACAAATAGTACCATTCTTTATTGCTAAACTTGATGAATTTTGGGATGTTGTGATATAAACCAATCGACTGCTCGTAGTGATGGTTATTCTATACCAGTGAATTTCAGCTGTGTTGTTATATGAACCGATGTTCGCATGACATTCCATCATAACCTTTTGTCCCTTTTTAAGTCTGACGTATTCCGAATTGTTTCCGTTTAGAATCTCCTCCCTATTGATACTTTCGTTATATAATCGCGACACTAACAATGATGGTCGCACTGAAATGATTTATAACGACAAACTATACACACTTCATAACTATGTaaggaaaatataaaaaacccaACAACGTTGTATActcattaaataaaatcaaaattgcaGGAATCCatagatataaaattatttagaTAAAGTAAACTATGAAAACAAGGGATGAACATCAATACAGTTGACCTTACTTGTAACGGAAAGCCGTTTGGAAACAACTGCGGTAACTGAATCGTAAGATGGAGCAGGTTTTGTGTAAGCCAGGTGACACCTGTATCCCACACTTTCCCTGCATGTCATTTCCTCGACAGGTTTGGCTACTCCGACAGTCGTGTTCTTAGTATTGTTAAAGTCATAACTTCCAACCACCAGCCATTCCGTGACCCCATCTACCAATGAAGCCTGTCTGTATGAGTTATTATTTCCCGGATCAACACTTTGAATAAATGCCATGTCTGTGTAGGAATCGTTGTTCGTATTGTCACTTTCCCATTGCAGTCTTAAAACTGTAATTCTGTTAAGTTCTGTGACATTTTCTACTCTACAAATTATTTGAAAGGTAGAATTGGCTTCCTGATCAACATTAAGTTCTGTGATTGGTTCGGATGACCATGCGTTACTTTCATCTACCGCCTGAAACTCAATATTGAGGCCGTTGTctgaaacgaaaaaaaaacaatgacctACATGACATTGTGTACTAATACTTTTAAGATAGTCGATGTAAAAATTCGCCCAAGGCCATCGGTTACATTCTTACATCTTGATATATTGTGACCCAATATGATTTCCGTGCTTTAAAATGTTGTGGGTAGTGCTTGTTGGTGATACactagtatataaaataaatgtccaaCACATCGTTCATAAAGTTGTTGATGTTTGTacgtttacatatttttttctctcaaataCACAAGTTACAGCTTTTTAAGGATAAAACAAATGAGTTAGCTTAACTTATTATTTTGGTTTGTTAAGGATTATGTTATACGTAGGACGattacataattaataaaaataggTTACATCCAAACACAATATATCGACAATATGATAATGGTTGTGTGTGCTTTAAATAGTTAATTCAAGTGCTGCCCCCAtcggtggggggggggggggggtagaagcgtttatttataaaactttaactcAACCATGTCAATGAACtatgttttatgataatgtCGTTAATCATTCAAACAATAATGCTATTATTAATCTTCATTTAATGtacttgaaaaacatttaaataaattaattccaaATTAATTTTTATCGTACACACTTCAACCCTAATCTTTagctttaacattttttctattAATGTGGATGTTTGTGTGTGCCGTGACATTTATGCTTTAGAAAACAGAATGAGCTCGAAATTTAGAACAgggaaataataacaaattgaaattcacaaattaaaattgtttcattttggtgCACATGTCATTAAagtaattacattttattacttCCTTCAGTGCCAATACAATTTACAAACCTGTAAGCATTTTGTCGGTAAAGAtctattttggtcaaaataaagAGGTGAAGTGAGCTAAATaaggataaaaaaacattttctcaaTAAGTTTAAACCGGTtatattaagaaattattttgaataaaagtttcATCAACTTTACACTTACTTTCCTTTAGGTGGAATTTTCGCTATGAATTACTTCGacatatattatttcatataactATGGGGTCATTCTCTTCTTTCattgaaagtttattttcaaGGAAATACCGCCATGAAATACTGCGACGGACATTTTAGATAACTCTTGAAGGACTTTCAAAACTCATCAAACATCAGTAAAGAGAGTTTTAGCATCATTGAAGCaacattgttttccaaaaaagCAGTATGTTTGGCCTTTAATTTTAGCCTTATTCGAAATAACATTTTCGAAGAAAAACTGTTTGTGGTTAATCCGACGAACGAAGTGTAATTTTCGTATGGCAAAAGTTATTCTATTTGTTGTACATATGACATCCTACAAGAAAAATTAGAATACTGACTTGCTTGACTTAAATGAATCAATAGTTGATAAGTTTCTCCAAGACCTATTTttacaacaacagaaaaaaagacaatttgCCATCAGAATGAATAGTTCGCCTTTATTTGAACTAATTCTCAGGTAGAGCAGCAATATCTATATGCAAACATACAGAAACAAACTCTACTTCGAACATCATTTTAGcggttttattgcttttgtaaTGACTACATTGAATTTGAGCAGGCTAAAAACGCCACTTCACGTATCTCAGTACAAGGCCAAGTAGCTCTCGAACTCTCGAAGGAAAATCTAGATACGTTAGGGTTGATCTTGTTATTATCGGCAGtgtttttcatcaataaatattgaatgatcTACTTctactttttttctaaaatttaacGTACTaagttatatacaaataaaaatgaatgtatcACTTCATGCCTATATCAAAAGCCGAACAATTTTGGACAATGAATTGTGAATCCGCccgaaaatatatataaaatatatccaaataGACAATGTCGAGACATTCACCGTTCAAACGTTATGTGATTGATTCTGTTCGGATATCAAATAATACGAccaatttaacagtttttgttgCTAAAATGACATGGATATAACCGATATTGAAGTTTCCAAATATTATTTGCGGAAGACTACTGTGACTTCAGCTTTATCGTGTACCATTTCTGACACCGGTCGAAGGAGCTCGAGCCAACGGTGTTCGActgaatgtttaatattttgacaattcCACTTCCCATTtaagtttgcaatattttgcttttcttttaacattctATTGTaagactttttttataaatataaacttaataCTTCATCATGGGCACTTGAAGATTGGAAATTGGTTAAGTATGATATGTTAATATGCTTGAGCTTTACTTCATTCAGAAGAGATTATCTGCAAGTAGTTATACTTGATGTTAGCCTAAGACTAAAGTTTAAGTAACTTTTGATAACACACTTGGCAGTTGTTTGTCGTAGCATCAAATGCTGAAACAATGTTGAAACTACAACTTTGAAATATGTTCTAAGGCTTAATTTTCTCATTGGcttgaactggatgtaaaggactgatttatttatactgaagCTACGCATTTCCGCTTCGCTCGAATTCCCCAATGTTCGAGGTACTTTCGCTTGTCGTtgggagctcgagccaacggggtttgactgtatgcttaatattttaatatttccatttccCATTTAAGCTtgcaatattttgcatttcttttaacATTCTATTGTAAGAAGTTTTTATAGTTATAAATATAACACTACATTATGGAGACTTGGAAAatgtattactattatatgtTCATTAGCTTGAGCTTTACTCCATTCAGGAGGGATTATAAGTCTTATGCGTAAGTATCATACTTAATGTAAGCCTAATACTAAAGTTAAAGTAACTTTAGATAACACACTTGacagttgttttaatgttgaaagtGTCTACAATACCTTCAAGAGCCAATGCATTGCAATATATCGCAATGTATTGTTAACTTAATTGAGGAAACTTATTTAATCTCCACCATCATAATTTGATCGTTTTGAATCAAGAATCATTAAATAAGTACAGAATGAGCTGATAAACAAGGAAACCTCATTCCATGATTCAACATTTGCCTTATTGAAAGTTGGTAAACCTATTCAAGAATAATTATAAGACCCACTATTTGATGTGCACGCTGTCCATGAACTCCGTCCAAGTAATTGCAAGTtgaaacatgaataaatatcgtGTGTCTATTCCATGTGTCTGCATCCACAAGTGCATCCTTACGAAATCGAGCAGTGAGCGAATGGTCGTGGATGCGGACCAAAGGCAGAACATATTGTCAAAAGACAAAACACATAATAATAtgaagataaaataataaaacttataaATTTGTCTTTGCtgaatttgaatctttttccaacattgaattgaaataattagATAAAGCCTACTGCATGATGGCATATCAAATGGTTGTATGTCAAATGCTTGTATATGTAGATGTAAAAAACAATGCGACCATTAAAAGGAAATATGACTTTTACCTATCGTTCACTTATTTTTGCATGCATCATACTGATGTTCAATATCATAAGCAAGCATTCTGGTATTAATTTGTATTCTGGTACATGTTATTGTTGCAGCTTAATGAATCTAAAAGGACATTTGAATTGGTTCTCGGTATTATTAATCCATACGGTATGTAACTATGGCGGGTCAGCCGGCCCAACATCTCCACTCAATACTTTGTGAACTTAAGCCTCTATAGCCCTTCCATgatgaaataaagaatttaaagAAAGGAATTATTGGGGACCGCCAACTGTAAACTACCTTTGAGTCTAAAGAACGCATACATCAATTTCGTATACTGCTTTGCTATACTGATCGTACAAGCATAAGGTTGAACTCCCGCTGTAAGTTCTTCATTGTAAACAGTATATGTTTAGTCTCTTAAACCTCAGTATTGCACCGACGACCATTACcgttgttttattatgtttacttCTTCATCTAAAGCTGTTAAGCATTTCTAGAATTCAGTTGGAATTCCGGCTAGAATGAATGTATTGTcgattaatgttttattaaacaatcaGATGcgcttcatttttattttactatttgcTTCCCAcatatgatattaaaacatgaaactaATTAGTACTTATTTATCTAGCATACATGCTAACCGTATACTCAAGCCTCAGGCGCAAGTGGTTTCCAGCTCGTTACGAGGTCACAACtcacaacaaattaatttttaaaacttaacattCTTCCTAGCCATAAAAATATGATGTTCAACATTTTCGTAACTCACCCTTGCAAAGCACCAGAAGTTCAAATCCAATGAAAACAATCacacatatatttaacacatcCATGATTAATCAATGACTCTTTCTcactaaaaatgaaattttgtaaatatattgtaacaaaAACTTCCGCATGTTGTAATATGATCGCTTTAAAACTCATGCTCattgaaaaatggttttcctttgattttatcttgttttaataGTACATGGTAAAACCTGACTCTACTTTTGAGTATACGCCCAATAGTCTAACAGTTCAGAGGCACACGGTCTAAGGCCTAATATACATTACACCAGCTATAcacttaagaaatataacacaccactgagggtcatatgacattataaggaccggccagtaaGCCAccaaaggtgtatatggaccgaggcgttcgggggctgactggccggtccttataatgccatatgacccgaagtggtgtgttatatttcttatattataccgaacacttttcattacaatttaaatgtgttttattgaacaaagctaataatggttacttgcgacaagtttttgccgttgtgaaaatagcaagccgcacttaccaatcgtatgacgtcagcggtccatattacatttttggcgaggtccggaccggccaaaaatataatatggaccgctcgTCATTAAACTAGATTTTCATCAATATACAGTGATATACGAACCGATCGAGATTATATATACTaagaagggacaaatttatgtgaggtataatataactatatatatatattcattaatgtatgtttggctattaataataaactacaGGTATAAGCCCAATAGTCAGGCAGTTGAGAGGCGCACGGTTATGGCCTAATATACATTTtacgagagacacacacataTGTTTTTGGGTAACAATAATACACTACAGGTATAAGCTGTGTATCAAACATGGCTCATTCTGCATGCATATTTTTCAATCAGTaagcaaaaaaaagaagaaaaaaaactgcaCACCAAGCATCATTCAGTATATACTACAACTGAAGCTAGTTTATGATTCATATTAAAGGTGATGACTGACAAAGACTGTTATTGTTACAGATTCATGTGATTTATATTCGACCTCATATACAACTCCATATagtattaaaatttcagatttttgCATGCGCCGTCTTTCTCCAATGCCGCTGCATCACTTTTGTAACGTAAATTCTCACAAATAGTaaacacattcatttaaaagctcaaacaatttaaagaagaagaagaagaagaatagtttatttggatttaaacatacagTTCATTATCCATCAACAtgatcatacatatatacattagTCAATATACCATTTAGTATTACATTTAgaatacattacaaacatatcaaatatatactattACTAAGGAGAACATGcatcaaaacatattatcaaaggaaatattatacttgtatcaatgataacaaatattcaatttatgaGCATATAGCATAGTTTTAAgtcttatttttatgaaacatacatgatacaaaaaagcaatatcaacgaaacaacaacaacacatcatTAAGTTAACAAATTAGTTCGTATTTTACGCGCACAATTTATGAAAGTCACTATTTTCAGAATTAGTGTCTCATTTCTTGTGTTTATCAACTCTaaattttttatcatgttaggtctttcaatataatatttgggTAAATATCGCTTgcgtataactttatatttattgcaaatgcACAAGAAGTGATACTCATCTTCTATGTCCACAGTATCACATAGTTCACAGTATCTTTGATTTCTGTCAATGCGATTTCTTCCATATCGCTCAGTTTCGATTCTTAGACTGTGACATGATATTCTcatttgtgtaaataattttaacaaatagtGGGGAATATTACTATTAAGATAAATTTCGTATTCAAAGCTAACCTTAATTTCCTTATACACGTTTAATACtgattttttcattatatcatcTCTCCAGTTTTGCATATAACAATCatataatctttgtttaaagcttaGTAAAAATATAGCTTTATCAACTAAATATGGCTGTTCCCACACCTCAccaaaaccatatatatatacaacaagtttttcacatttgacaaccagttatttttgttattcagtAAATCATTCAAggaacatacatataatgttttcattatgcAATTCTCTGAACACAGGAACTTAAACCAGTACTTTATTATTCTATAATATCTATTTATGAATAGCGGGCGTCTTCCCAGTTCACCATAGATAGCAGCATTACTTGCAGACAATTTAACACCTAAAATTTGTTTACAGAAACGCAAATGTATACGCTCAATTTCTTTGGATTTTGTAAAGCCCCAAACTTCTGATGAATAGTTGAGTATAGACACTACAAACGCATCAAACAATTGGTATTTTGTCTTCGCTGTAAAACTAAActcttttaaattgaacaaCAGCACGTTTAATGCCTTTAAGGCCTTTCCACACAATAGATGTACATTTGAATTGAATGACCCATAACAGTTAAAAATCGTTCCTAAATAATTAACGTTGTCTACAATCTCTAGAGAAGTGACACCATACATCCAGTGTTCATCATTTCGTAAACGACCGCGACGTCtaaacacaataatatttgTCTTATCAACATTTACTCTTAGTCCCCATCTATCACAGTATGCCTTAAGATTGTCCAAGCTGCGCTGCATGTCTTCTACTGTTTCGGCTAAAATCACCATATCGTCAGCATACAACA
Proteins encoded in this window:
- the LOC128233449 gene encoding uncharacterized protein LOC128233449 codes for the protein MAFIQSVDPGNNNSYRQASLVDGVTEWLVVGSYDFNNTKNTTVGVAKPVEEMTCRESVGYRCHLAYTKPAPSYDSVTAVVSKRLSVTMRPSLLVSRLYNESINREEILNGNNSEYVRLKKGQKVMMECHANIGSYNNTAEIHWYRITITTSSRLVYITTSQNSSSLAIKNGTICQYEMTSRLAYELTGDEMLEAPNNSVHFQCVVTIPTIDWKTPEKYRGNFYFVWDNDNETSAFNTTTAVDPSVEKDSDSTSSTLLIAGAVGGTFVAVVTCLVVLIWLKRKYNGGCNCRQNAVELRQSAKNKGDNDITEPDNQAYDQYENLSDAGRSHYSHLDAAQLASHASKCNDLTMYMDK